Proteins encoded in a region of the Gulosibacter sediminis genome:
- the prmC gene encoding peptide chain release factor N(5)-glutamine methyltransferase, which yields MDELLASVARRLTRSQLTARDAALLVAAGLGRSLGDVELARLLGKCVDASEAQRILSLAERRARREPLQHLVGSAPFLELELAVGPGVFVPRPETEVLVERAAEELEGAPAGPVADLGSGSGAIAIALALRVPERAVYAFEASPYTWPWLRRNIVALAPGIAPRFGDWRASLDRIDGDFAALVSNPPYVPAREIPRDPEVRLFDPETALFSGSDGLDEIRRIAEVAAVRLRPGGFVAVEHTEDQGAAIRQLFETRGLVDAHTIQDLAERDRHTFARRPD from the coding sequence ATGGATGAACTACTCGCGTCGGTAGCCCGGCGGCTGACGCGATCGCAGTTGACGGCTCGCGATGCCGCGTTGCTCGTGGCGGCGGGCCTTGGTCGGTCGCTCGGCGACGTCGAACTGGCCAGGCTGCTCGGCAAATGCGTCGACGCCAGCGAAGCTCAGCGCATCCTCTCGCTTGCCGAGCGTCGTGCCCGGCGCGAGCCACTGCAGCACCTCGTGGGCAGCGCGCCGTTTCTCGAGCTCGAGCTCGCCGTTGGCCCCGGGGTCTTCGTACCCCGCCCCGAAACCGAGGTGCTTGTCGAGCGCGCGGCCGAGGAACTTGAGGGCGCGCCGGCGGGCCCCGTGGCCGACCTCGGCTCGGGCTCGGGTGCGATTGCGATCGCGCTGGCGCTCCGTGTGCCCGAACGTGCTGTGTATGCGTTCGAGGCCTCGCCCTATACCTGGCCCTGGTTGCGTCGCAATATTGTGGCGCTCGCGCCCGGCATCGCGCCCCGCTTCGGCGACTGGCGGGCTTCGCTCGACCGCATTGACGGCGACTTCGCGGCGCTCGTCTCGAACCCGCCCTATGTCCCGGCGCGGGAGATTCCGCGCGACCCCGAGGTGCGCCTGTTCGACCCGGAGACGGCGCTCTTTTCTGGTTCCGATGGCCTCGACGAGATTCGACGCATCGCCGAGGTCGCCGCCGTCCGGCTCCGACCAGGCGGATTCGTGGCCGTTGAGCATACGGAAGACCAGGGTGCGGCGATTCGGCAACTCTTCGAAACCCGCGGGCTGGTCGACGCGCACACGATCCAAGACCTCGCCGAGCGCGATCGCCATACGTTCGCACGTCGCCCCGACTAG
- a CDS encoding L-threonylcarbamoyladenylate synthase, with translation MPDVYDLAQPQQLLAGMREARGALGRGDVIVMPTDTVYGIAANAFDASAVAKLLAAKGRDRTSPPPVLVAGAPAIDALASEVPAVIRTLVEQHWPGPLTVILPAQPSLQWDLGETHGTVALRIPNNEFALELLKETGPLAVSSANKHGQPAPANVQDAVAQLGDDVQIFLDAGVVGGAASTIIDATGLTAAEPLPARIVRAGALSRAEIAEVLGDQLEPDRGTLV, from the coding sequence ATGCCAGATGTATATGACCTCGCCCAGCCGCAGCAACTCCTCGCCGGAATGCGCGAGGCACGCGGCGCGCTCGGGCGCGGCGACGTCATCGTGATGCCCACCGACACGGTGTACGGCATTGCGGCCAATGCCTTCGACGCGTCCGCCGTCGCCAAGCTCCTTGCAGCCAAGGGGCGCGACCGCACCTCGCCGCCGCCGGTGCTCGTCGCCGGTGCCCCCGCCATCGACGCGCTGGCGAGCGAGGTGCCCGCCGTCATCCGCACGCTCGTCGAGCAGCACTGGCCGGGTCCGCTCACCGTGATTCTGCCGGCGCAGCCGAGCCTGCAGTGGGACCTCGGCGAGACGCACGGCACCGTCGCCCTCCGCATCCCGAACAACGAGTTCGCGCTCGAGTTGCTCAAAGAGACCGGGCCGCTCGCCGTGTCGTCAGCGAACAAGCACGGCCAGCCGGCGCCCGCCAACGTGCAGGATGCGGTGGCCCAGCTCGGCGACGACGTGCAGATCTTCCTCGACGCCGGCGTGGTGGGAGGAGCGGCTTCGACCATCATCGACGCCACGGGCCTCACCGCGGCGGAGCCGCTGCCGGCCCGCATCGTTCGGGCGGGTGCGCTCTCGCGCGCCGAAATCGCGGAGGTGCTCGGCGACCAGCTCGAGCCCGATCGAGGGACCCTCGTCTAG
- a CDS encoding MraY family glycosyltransferase produces MLFYARVILIAAALAFLASWLVYRVAMRYRWYPAVRERDVHSTPKPRLGGVAMYFAFLATLAIATQISWFQLVFANPTRIWGLIGAATLIVIVGVIDDIVDLDWMIKLAAQIVAGLILAFSGVAITSLPIGGVTVASQWMSVLATVLAVVLVMNAVNFIDGLDGLVAGVAIISGGVFLLYSYFLTESLSSSRFTLAALLSALVVGVCLGFLPWNWNPSKMFMGDGGALLIGLLMAASTIAVTGEIDPSLISRDALMPAFLPLLLPFAVLVVPLVDFILAVVRRLSAGKSPFSADRKHLHHRLLDMGHTQRRAVLIFYAWATVVGVAALLAFLVQPIWISGVFLVLGMIVCTILTVSPMSLRKRLEVEAQRSPELDDDAHDPLDELGGTQSDRDRAADPAPVALKDRLRNLIPTRSLPNDDKGNS; encoded by the coding sequence GTGCTCTTTTACGCAAGGGTCATCCTGATCGCCGCGGCGTTGGCCTTCCTTGCTTCCTGGCTGGTGTACCGCGTGGCGATGCGCTATCGCTGGTACCCGGCGGTGCGCGAGCGTGACGTACACAGCACACCAAAGCCGCGGCTCGGCGGCGTGGCGATGTACTTCGCGTTTCTCGCGACGCTCGCGATAGCGACGCAGATCAGTTGGTTCCAGCTGGTGTTTGCGAACCCGACGAGGATCTGGGGCCTGATTGGCGCCGCGACGCTCATCGTGATCGTCGGTGTGATCGACGACATCGTCGACCTCGATTGGATGATCAAGCTTGCGGCACAGATTGTTGCCGGGCTGATCCTCGCATTTTCTGGGGTTGCGATCACGTCGCTGCCCATCGGGGGCGTGACAGTCGCGTCCCAGTGGATGTCGGTGCTCGCGACGGTGCTCGCGGTCGTGCTCGTGATGAACGCCGTGAACTTCATTGACGGCCTTGATGGCCTTGTCGCGGGCGTGGCGATCATCTCGGGCGGCGTGTTCCTGCTCTACAGCTACTTCCTCACCGAATCGCTCTCGTCGAGCCGATTCACCCTTGCTGCGCTGCTGTCGGCGCTTGTCGTGGGCGTATGCCTCGGGTTCCTGCCCTGGAACTGGAACCCATCGAAGATGTTTATGGGCGACGGTGGTGCGCTGCTCATCGGTCTGCTCATGGCCGCTTCCACCATCGCAGTGACGGGCGAGATCGACCCGAGCCTCATCAGCCGTGATGCCCTCATGCCGGCGTTCCTGCCGCTGCTGTTGCCGTTCGCGGTGCTCGTGGTGCCGCTTGTCGACTTCATTCTTGCGGTGGTGCGCCGCCTCAGCGCGGGCAAGTCGCCGTTCTCGGCCGACCGCAAGCACCTGCACCACCGGTTGCTTGACATGGGTCACACGCAACGCCGCGCGGTGCTGATCTTCTACGCCTGGGCCACGGTGGTCGGCGTCGCCGCTCTGCTCGCGTTCCTCGTGCAGCCCATCTGGATCTCGGGCGTCTTCCTCGTGCTCGGCATGATCGTCTGCACCATCCTCACGGTGTCGCCGATGTCGCTTCGCAAGCGACTCGAGGTCGAGGCGCAGCGCTCGCCCGAGCTCGATGACGACGCCCACGATCCGCTCGACGAACTCGGCGGCACGCAGTCCGACCGCGACCGCGCCGCCGACCCAGCCCCGGTTGCGCTCAAAGACCGCCTGCGCAATCTCATTCCCACCCGCTCCTTGCCGAACGACGACAAAGGAAACTCATGA
- the atpB gene encoding F0F1 ATP synthase subunit A, protein MTGISLASGDGGFHAPNIDEELFPPALLFDGTPFEISRVILVRLIAVAILLLLLWIALRRPKIVPTKLQSLVEMGVGMIRDGVVFDMLGERIGKKYLPYILTVFFGVLFMNVTGVIPLLNISGNALIGMPLVLAVCTYVAFIYAGIREAGAGTFFKNALFPSGVPWPLYILLTPIELVNTFVVRPISLALRLMLNLMVGHLLLVLCFSATAFFVGLMNAWSTMGILTLFGGFFMTLVELLVAVLQAYVFALLTTSYIQLSVAKEH, encoded by the coding sequence ATGACGGGAATCTCGTTGGCCTCCGGCGACGGAGGATTCCACGCGCCGAACATCGACGAGGAGCTCTTCCCTCCCGCACTTCTGTTTGACGGGACTCCGTTCGAGATTAGCCGGGTCATCCTCGTTCGTCTGATCGCTGTCGCAATCCTGCTGCTGCTGCTCTGGATCGCCTTGCGCCGGCCCAAGATCGTGCCGACGAAGCTCCAGTCGCTCGTCGAAATGGGCGTTGGCATGATCCGCGACGGCGTCGTGTTCGACATGCTGGGCGAGCGCATCGGCAAGAAGTACCTCCCGTACATCCTGACCGTCTTCTTCGGCGTGCTGTTCATGAACGTCACCGGTGTGATTCCGCTGCTCAATATCTCGGGCAACGCGCTGATTGGCATGCCCTTGGTGCTCGCAGTCTGCACGTACGTGGCCTTCATCTACGCGGGTATTCGCGAAGCGGGCGCGGGGACGTTCTTCAAGAACGCGCTCTTCCCCTCGGGTGTGCCGTGGCCGCTGTACATCCTGCTCACCCCCATCGAGCTTGTGAACACCTTCGTCGTGCGCCCCATCTCGCTCGCACTGCGACTCATGCTCAACCTCATGGTCGGCCACCTGCTGCTCGTGCTCTGCTTCTCGGCGACCGCGTTCTTCGTGGGTCTGATGAACGCCTGGAGCACGATGGGCATCCTCACCCTGTTTGGCGGCTTCTTCATGACGCTCGTCGAGCTTCTTGTGGCCGTGCTGCAGGCGTACGTGTTCGCTCTGCTCACCACGAGCTACATCCAGCTTTCGGTCGCCAAGGAGCACTAG
- the atpE gene encoding ATP synthase F0 subunit C — protein sequence MDNTTLAEISGNIATVGYGLAAIGPGIGIGIVAGKTVEAMARQPEMAGRLQTTMFLGIAFTEVLAFIGIATPFIFG from the coding sequence GTGGACAACACCACGCTCGCCGAGATTTCGGGCAACATTGCGACCGTCGGCTATGGCCTCGCCGCAATCGGCCCTGGTATCGGTATCGGTATCGTCGCCGGCAAGACCGTTGAGGCCATGGCTCGCCAGCCTGAGATGGCCGGTCGCCTGCAGACCACCATGTTCCTCGGTATCGCATTCACCGAGGTGCTCGCCTTCATCGGCATCGCAACCCCGTTCATCTTCGGCTAG
- a CDS encoding F0F1 ATP synthase subunit B, which produces MNYGPALAQVGGGNSFGWDPSLLIPATYDIFWSLVVLVVLLLFFWKFVLPQLNKMLEERAAKIEGGIEKAAAVQAEADARRDEYEKLLADARTEAAEIREKARAEGESIKAEKKQETQNELDRMTKSAKEQIEAERQSAIVSLRQEVGTLAIDLASGVVGENLSDDQRSAAYVDRFLTDLDEKAGTNR; this is translated from the coding sequence ATGAACTACGGACCTGCCCTCGCGCAGGTCGGTGGCGGGAACTCGTTCGGCTGGGACCCCAGCCTGCTGATCCCTGCCACTTACGACATCTTTTGGTCGCTTGTCGTGCTCGTGGTGCTCCTGCTGTTCTTCTGGAAGTTCGTCCTTCCGCAGCTGAACAAGATGCTCGAGGAGCGGGCCGCCAAGATCGAAGGCGGCATCGAAAAGGCCGCCGCCGTTCAGGCTGAGGCTGACGCTCGTCGTGACGAGTACGAGAAGCTGCTGGCTGACGCCCGCACCGAGGCCGCTGAGATTCGCGAAAAGGCACGCGCCGAAGGCGAATCGATCAAGGCCGAGAAGAAGCAGGAGACTCAGAACGAGCTCGACCGCATGACGAAGTCGGCGAAGGAGCAGATCGAAGCGGAGCGCCAGTCGGCCATCGTTTCGCTGCGCCAGGAAGTCGGCACCCTCGCGATCGACCTCGCTTCGGGCGTGGTCGGAGAGAACCTCTCCGACGACCAGCGCTCCGCGGCATACGTCGATCGCTTCCTCACTGACCTCGACGAGAAGGCTGGGACGAACCGCTAA